One Castanea sativa cultivar Marrone di Chiusa Pesio chromosome 4, ASM4071231v1 DNA window includes the following coding sequences:
- the LOC142632553 gene encoding uncharacterized protein LOC142632553 has product MDSTTTTALDLVVMAQQIQALIANEQELMKQNEDLKRKAHLEGTSASQSRGNHDDNDDKAHNPNSRRETSKHTAQSTRGSNQMMKNMRKELDEVKNVFKGKTAINLDGMIKRTDLPFTTSVLECPLPPKFHLSQLEVYDGTKDPLDHIRAFKAILNLQQTPYKVICRTFLAILRRAAKVWFSKLPATSIANFNQLSDSFVCHFIRGQCHKRLTSYLLTIKQQEGETLREYVKRFNKAVLEIDEANDQVIMTTFQVGLNNPDLLFSLGKTPPASMTNLLFKVQKYMNGEDALTAKELTGKQKKEESAESQCKKRDHKDNLIEAKASKSDLEMSSKKKLNFTPLLMPMDKILMQIKDDPVLKWPKPLISSSKRKDKKKYYRFHKDHGHYIDECQDLKEQIEELIQRGKLQNFVKKDYQAR; this is encoded by the coding sequence ATGGACTCAACCACGACTACAGCACTGGACCTGGTGGTAATGGCCCAACAAATTCAGGCACTGATAGCCAATGAGCAAGAGTTGATGAAACAGAACGAGGACTTGAAACGGAAGGCACATCTAGAAGGCACGAGTGCATCACAGTCACGGGGTAACCATGATGACAATGACGACAAGGCCCACAATCCAAATAGCAGAAGAGAGACTTCAAAACACACAGCGCAGTCAACTCGTGGCAGCAATCAAATGATGAAGAACATGAGGAAAGAGCTAGATGAAGTCAAAAATGTCTTCAAGGGTAAGACGGCAATAAATCTCGATGGCATGATCAAAAGGACAGATTTGCCCTTCACTACTAGTGTTTTGGAATGTCCCCTGCCACCAAAATTTCATCTTTCACAGCTGGAAGTTTATGACGGCACTAAGGACCCCTTGGATCATATAAGGGCATTCAAGGCGATACTAAACCTCCAGCAAACCCCATACAAGGTCATTTGCAGGACGTTCCTGGCAATCCTTAGAAGAGCAGCAAAGGTATGGTTTAGTAAGCTACCCGCAACATCTATAGCAAACTTCAACCAGCTAAGCGACTCCTTCGTCTGTCATTTCATTAGGGGCCAATGCCACAAGAGGCTCACCTCCTACCTGCTAACTATAAAGCAACAGGAAGGAGAAACCCTGAGAGAGTATGTAAAACGCTTCAACAAAGCTGTACTAGAAATAGACGAGGCAAATGATCAAGTGATAATGACGACCTTCCAAGTAGGGTTGAACAATCCTGACCTCTTGTTCTCTCTAGGGAAGACTCCTCCAGCTTCAATGACGAATCTGTTGTTCAAAGTGCAAAAATACATGAATGGCGAAGATGCACTGACTGCAAAGGAACTAACGGGTAAgcaaaagaaagaggaaagcgCTGAGTCCCAATGCAAGAAGAGGGATCACAAAGATAATCTTATAGAAGCCAAGGCCAGCAAAAGTGATCTAGAGATGTCATCTAAGAAAAAGCTGAATTTCACTCCTTTGCTGATGCCCATGGATAAAATCCTCATGCAGATAAAGGACGACCCTGTACTGAAATGGCCCAAACCATTGATCTCGTCCTCAAAacgaaaagataaaaagaaatacTACCGCTTCCACAAGGATCATGGTCATTATATTGACGAGTGCCAAGATTTGAAAGAACAAATAGAGGAGTTGATCCAGAGGggaaaacttcaaaattttgtcaagaaAGATTATCAAGCCCGCTAG